Genomic segment of Rhodococcus sp. W8901:
GTCGAGGTCTGCGCGACGTTCGCGCCGGAGTACCGGAACACCGTCTCCGACACGGCCAAGGCCCTCAAGGCGGGAGTCCTGTTCTCGCTCGGCGTCTTCGTGCTGCTGCCGCTCATCCTGACCGGGTACGTCGGCGAGGGCGCGATTGCGGACGCGCCCACCACGTTCTACGTCGAGGCCTTCCAGAACCTGGTCGGCGGCGCGGCTGACATCATGGTTCTGTTCCTGATCTGCTCGCTGCTGCTGATCATGGTGACCGGTCTCGCCGACGGCTCGCGCGTTCTCTACAACATGGGCAAGGAGGGAACGAGCCTCCGGCAGCTCGGCGTGCTGAACAAGCGCGGTGTTCCCGTCCGGGCGCTCACCGTGGCGCTGGTGGTCAACGTGCTGGTCCTGACCGTGCTCAAGACGCCGCTCGCGATCATCGTCACGGGCAACCTGGGCTACATCCTGACTCACATCTTCGCGCTGTCGGGTTTCTTCCTGCTGCGCAAGGACCGCCCCGACCTGACCCGTCCGATTCGCCTGCCAGCAGTCTTCGTTCCGCTGTCGCTGGTGCTCTCGGCACTCCTTGCTGTCATTCTCGTCGTAGGAGCCACGGGATTCGAGGTCACGGGGTACGGCGGCTTCAAGGAGCTGTCGGTGGCGTTCGGCGTGCTGGCAGTGGCGGTCGCGCTGTGGCTGTACCGACGCAACGTGCAGGATCGGCGTTCCGTCCCCGAACAGGTGCAGTCGTGAGCGCTTACGGACTGCTCGCCGGCGCGATCGCATGCGAGGTCGTCGCGACGCTCTCGCTCAAGGCCGCCGACGGCTTCAGCCGGCTCGCACCGTCCGTGATCGTCGTGATCGGCTATGCGATGGCGTTCGCGCTCCTGGGGTTCGCCCTCCAGCGCGGCCTGGACGTCGGTGTCGGCTACGCGATCTGGTCGGCCGTCGGAACGACGGTCGTCGCCCTGCTCGGCGTTCTCGTGTTCCGGGAATCGCTGTCCCTCACGGCAATCGCGGGGATCGCGCTGATCATCGTCGGCGTCGTGCTCGTCGACCTGGGCCACCGCACGCAGGCGCCGTCGCCAGAGGGACCGGAAAGTGCTGCCGCCGTCGTGGAGGGCCACTGACGGTGCGATGACGGAAGGCCCCCGGTACCCGAGCGATGGCTTGGGTACCGGGGGCCTTTCTCCGTGTCCGGGTCTCAGGCGTCGCGCGAGGTGCGCGCGGCCCGTGTCGGTGCGCTGGCATGACTGTCGAGGATCAGTACGGCGGTGTGCAGCGACGTTCGGGACTCGGCGTCGTCGAGGTCCACGCCGAGGAGTCGTTCGACGGTCGCGAGCTTGGCGTACAGGGTGGGGCGCGAAATCCGCAGTCGCTTGGCGAGTTCGGCCTTGTTGCCGCCGAGTTCGAGGTAGGCGCGCAACACGTCCAACAGGTCGTCGTCGTGCCGTGCGCGGTGCTCGAGCAGTCCGCGCAGTTCGGCCTCGGCGAAGGCCTGCACGCGCTGATCCGTGCGGATCAGGGCGATCAGCCCGCGTAGTCGGATGTCCGCGGAGCGGTGACAGACCTTGCCGTCCTGCGGCAGCGACTGCGCGACGTCGGCGATGTGCGCCGACTCGGCGAGGCCCCCTGCCGCGTCCAGCAGGCGCGTCGAGTCCGGGCCGACGCCGACGGTGCACCGCACGACGCCGTCGATCCGGCCGAGCGCGGCGTGGATCTCGGTGCACAAGGAGTGCAGGGCGTCGGGGCCGGAGCCGCTCGGGGGTTGCGAGACCAGGAGGTCGAACCATCCGGTCCGGGGATTGGTCGTGAGCGCCGTCAGCCGTGACGTCCGCACGGCGTGACGGATGGCGTCGAGCATCCGAACCCGCCGGCGCTGTGTGAAAACCTGGTCGGCGCTGGGTGTTTCACTGACGCGGATGGTCACGGGCAGATATGTCAGCGCGGGGCGCAGCCCCAGGGCATGCGCGCGGGCGGTGGCCTCGGCTTCGTCCTGGATGCGACCGCGGCGCAGTTCATCGACCAGGCCGCTCTGCGCCTGCTGCTCGAGTGCGGTGCCCTCGCGTTCGACCATCCGGCCGAGTGCGAGTGCCTGCGCCGCGCGTTCGAGGGTCATCCGGGTGCGTGCGTCGTTCCCGATCGGGCGGGGAGCGACCAGTCGGCCCCACTCCTGGCGATGGGCGCCCACCGGGGTGGTGATCCAGGATTCCGGACCGCAGACCTCGGTCTCGTGCGAGACGGGCGTCAGTCGCGACCGGCGTTCCCAATCCGACAGCAGTTCCGCGGTCTCGACGTCCTGCGCGGCGAAGGCGAGGACCTGCCGTGCGAGGTCCTCGAGGACAACCGGTGCATCGAGGATGTCGGCGGCGGCATCGACGATCTCGCCGGGCGACGCCCGCTTCATGCTCAGGTCGGTGAACGCCTCGTGCGTGTTGCGGGCGAAGGCCACCTCCGCGTACTGGTCGGCCACGATCGAGCGATGCACCTCCTCGGTGACCTCGACGAATCGGACCTCCCGGTGCAGTGCGACGACGGGCAGAGCGAGTCGGTCGGCGGCCTCGGCGGCCTCCGGCGGGATTGCGTCGACGTGCAGACCGAGCTCGACGACCAGGCCGATCGCGTTGGCGGCGGCCAGGCCTTCGAGGTAACCGACGGGGTCGTCGACGAGCGCGCGCCCCGTGGTGAGGACCAGTTCACCGCCCTGGAGCAGGTTCGAAAGGTCGTACAGATCGCTGACGTGTACCCATCGGACCCGGCGGTCGAGGGAGCCGCCCCCGACCACCTCCGGTTCGCCCCGCTGGAGGACGGGGAGGTCGAGAATGTCGCGGACCGTCGGCTGCATTTACGAAGTGTAAAGCGCAAGTCGGATTCTCTTACAGAGTGCAGGCCTGCGGGAGGCGGTGAAGCGCAGACAGTGGAAGCAGCACGCGTGATCGCGCGTGTCGATCCACTCAGACAGGACTCCATTCATGACCCACAGCGACGGCGCGGCACGGACGATCGCGCACTGGTCCGACGGCAAGAGCTTCGCCGGCACGAGCGGCGACACCGCCCCGGTCACGAATCCGGCGACCGGCGCCGTGACGGGCCGGGTCGCGCTCGCGAGTGTGGCGGACGCGCGCACGGTGATCGCGGCGGCGTCGGCGGCGTTCCCGGCGTGGCGGGACAGTTCGCTCGCCAAGCGCACCGCTGTGCTGTTCAGGTTCCGGGAGCTGCTCAACGAGCGCAAGCACGAGCTCGCCGAGATCATCACGGCCGAGCACGGCAAGGTGGTCTCCGACGCGCTGGGTGAGGTGACTCGCGGCCAGGAGGTCGTCGAATTCGCCTGCGGCATTGCGCATCTTCTCAAGGGTGGGATGACCGAGAACGCGTCCACGTCGGTGGACGTGGCGTCGATCCGTCAGCCGGTGGGCCCGGTCGCGATCATCTCCCCGTTCAACTTCCCGGCGATGGTCCCGATGTGGTTCTTCCCGATCGCCGTCGCGACCGGCAACACGGTGGTCCTCAAGCCGTCCGAGAAGGATCCGACCGCATCGATCTGGATGGCCGAGCTGTGGGCCGAGGCAGGTCTGCCCGCCGGTGTCTTCAACGTCTTGCAGGGCGACAAGACCGCGGTCGACGAGCTGCTCACCTCCCCGGACATCAAGGCGATCTCGTTCGTCGGCTCGACCCCGATCGCGCAGTACGTCTACGCCACCGGCACCGCGCACGGCAAGCGGGTGCAGGCGCTCGGCGGCGCGAAGAACCACGCGATCGTGCTGCCCGACGCCGACCTCGACCTGGCGGCGGACGCGATGGTGAACGCCGGCTTCGGGTCTGCTGGTGAGCGCTGCATGGCCATCTCCGTGATGGTCGCGGTCGGTGACGTAGCCGACGAGTTGGTCGGCAAGATCGCCGAGCGCACGCGGGCCCTCCAGACCGGTGACGGCACCCGTGCGGTGGACATGGGTCCCCTGGTGACCAAGGCGCACCGCGACCGCGTCGCGTCGTACGTCGACGCCGGGGAAGCGGCCGGCGCGGCCGTCGTCGTGGACGGTCGCGGCATCGAGGCGAACGGGGGAGCGGACGGCTTCTGGCTCGGCCCCACGCTGCTCGACCACGTCACCCCCGACATGAGCGTCTACACCGACGAGATCTTCGGCCCGGTGCTCTCGGTGGTCCGCGTCGAGTCCTACGACGAGGCCCTCGCTCTGGTGAACTCGAACCAGTACGGCAACGGCACCGCGATCTTCACCAACGACGGTGGTGCGGCACGCCGCTTCCAGAACGAGGTCGAGGTCGGCATGGTCGGCATCAACGTCCCGATCCCGGTTCCGATGGCGTACTACAGCTTCGGCGGCTGGAAGAGTTCGCTGTTCGGCGACACCCACGCCCACGGCGCCGAAGGCGTCCACTTCTTCACTCGCGGCAAGGTCGTCACCACCCGTTGGCTCGACCCCAGCCACGGTGGCATCAACCTCGGCTTCCCGCAGAACAACTGAGCCGGAAAGGGACACCCGACATGACGATGACAACCGACGGC
This window contains:
- a CDS encoding APC family permease, encoding MAETTSTEQTSTELHKTMRWYDGFAMSLTMPAALIASLGASIVGLGGWGAVLLWSVSMLLATGANWIYTELAAMFPESSGGIAAYAAEAWKKRAPIVGPLAAIGYWFPWTTSLSVYAGIIGALVQSQWFPDQDWSWELGPIELNFPIVVGLSVIGILYLLNVVGVRITMTFVYITGGILLIPLAVFIVGPLLANGFDVSGLTWNLHGVEGLRTALVWLYVMAWTSFGVEVCATFAPEYRNTVSDTAKALKAGVLFSLGVFVLLPLILTGYVGEGAIADAPTTFYVEAFQNLVGGAADIMVLFLICSLLLIMVTGLADGSRVLYNMGKEGTSLRQLGVLNKRGVPVRALTVALVVNVLVLTVLKTPLAIIVTGNLGYILTHIFALSGFFLLRKDRPDLTRPIRLPAVFVPLSLVLSALLAVILVVGATGFEVTGYGGFKELSVAFGVLAVAVALWLYRRNVQDRRSVPEQVQS
- a CDS encoding PucR family transcriptional regulator; translated protein: MQPTVRDILDLPVLQRGEPEVVGGGSLDRRVRWVHVSDLYDLSNLLQGGELVLTTGRALVDDPVGYLEGLAAANAIGLVVELGLHVDAIPPEAAEAADRLALPVVALHREVRFVEVTEEVHRSIVADQYAEVAFARNTHEAFTDLSMKRASPGEIVDAAADILDAPVVLEDLARQVLAFAAQDVETAELLSDWERRSRLTPVSHETEVCGPESWITTPVGAHRQEWGRLVAPRPIGNDARTRMTLERAAQALALGRMVEREGTALEQQAQSGLVDELRRGRIQDEAEATARAHALGLRPALTYLPVTIRVSETPSADQVFTQRRRVRMLDAIRHAVRTSRLTALTTNPRTGWFDLLVSQPPSGSGPDALHSLCTEIHAALGRIDGVVRCTVGVGPDSTRLLDAAGGLAESAHIADVAQSLPQDGKVCHRSADIRLRGLIALIRTDQRVQAFAEAELRGLLEHRARHDDDLLDVLRAYLELGGNKAELAKRLRISRPTLYAKLATVERLLGVDLDDAESRTSLHTAVLILDSHASAPTRAARTSRDA
- a CDS encoding DMT family transporter — encoded protein: MSAYGLLAGAIACEVVATLSLKAADGFSRLAPSVIVVIGYAMAFALLGFALQRGLDVGVGYAIWSAVGTTVVALLGVLVFRESLSLTAIAGIALIIVGVVLVDLGHRTQAPSPEGPESAAAVVEGH
- a CDS encoding CoA-acylating methylmalonate-semialdehyde dehydrogenase codes for the protein MTHSDGAARTIAHWSDGKSFAGTSGDTAPVTNPATGAVTGRVALASVADARTVIAAASAAFPAWRDSSLAKRTAVLFRFRELLNERKHELAEIITAEHGKVVSDALGEVTRGQEVVEFACGIAHLLKGGMTENASTSVDVASIRQPVGPVAIISPFNFPAMVPMWFFPIAVATGNTVVLKPSEKDPTASIWMAELWAEAGLPAGVFNVLQGDKTAVDELLTSPDIKAISFVGSTPIAQYVYATGTAHGKRVQALGGAKNHAIVLPDADLDLAADAMVNAGFGSAGERCMAISVMVAVGDVADELVGKIAERTRALQTGDGTRAVDMGPLVTKAHRDRVASYVDAGEAAGAAVVVDGRGIEANGGADGFWLGPTLLDHVTPDMSVYTDEIFGPVLSVVRVESYDEALALVNSNQYGNGTAIFTNDGGAARRFQNEVEVGMVGINVPIPVPMAYYSFGGWKSSLFGDTHAHGAEGVHFFTRGKVVTTRWLDPSHGGINLGFPQNN